DNA sequence from the Deinococcus humi genome:
AGGTGGACGCACCACGAAATTGCACCTGTGTGCTGATGGAAATGCGCGTCCATTGAGCATAGTGCTGAGCGCGGGACAACGCGCGGACGGGCCGTTTCTGATTCCTGTCCTGGAGGCTATTCGTGTTCCAAGACCGGGGAAGGGAAGACCAAGGTCGCGACCACCAGTCATTCGCGTTGATCGCGCTTACGGTGCTCGAGTGTATCGCCGCCTTGTTCACGCCCGAGGGATTCGGTTCGTGTGTCCAGAGCGGGAAGATGCCAGACGGCACCGAATCAAGAAAGGCGCCCATGGTGGGTGCCCACCAGCGTTCGACGCAAACGCGTACAAGGGCAAGAACGTAGTGAAGCGGGCCGTGAATCGGCTCAAAGATTTCAGGGCAATCGCAACGCGTTACGAGAAACGGGGAAGGAACTTCATGGCCGTGATCCTGGTTGCGTGTCTTGTCCTTTGGTTGTGAGCGCCAGACACTGCCTCAGCCGCCATTCATCGTCAGTGTCCCGGTGGTGTCTTCAATGACTGGGGGGATCTTAAAACTGGTCACGAACGGCTGATCAACGTTGCCAAGAAGGTTGGTTCCAGCCACAAAGTGACATCTGCGGATGACTACGGGGCCCAGGTACCAGCAGTCGAAGAAGTTGACGAAATGGATGAACATACAGTCGGTCAGGACGAATGACGCAGGTGGTTCATTATGTCCACCGCACTCAAACGTGACCGGGCCATCAAATGTACACTCGATAAACTGCGCTCCTGCTCGAAAATATGTGGCCCAGCAAACGGTGGTGCCGAAATGACATCGTTCAAAGATGACGGAGTGATGGAAGACCAGGGATGAACTGTCGAGGGTGCCAATCCGGCTGTCTCGAGCGATGATCGGCACATGCACCTCGGTTTGGCCGTGGCCCACCAGGCTGTGGAAGTCAAGCGCTCCCAGGTGCACGTCTTGGAGCGGCTGACCAGATTGGAGAAGATCAAGGGCGTGTGACGCGTCGATGGCGTTCATACCATCAAGCGTAGAACAGAGGATTGCCGCACAGACCCTAGTGCATGACCACAGGCATATTCATAGCTATTCCTGAGTTGGATAGTGGCGCCTGAGTTTCTCCCGAGCTGCGGGTGTCGAGAACTACCAGCTCACGCGCACAGACCGCGCGTTACGGTCTGTTTCCCAGGCGTGGATTTCACGCTCGACGGCCTCTTTCTTCGCCAAGCGCTGACCCAGACACTGGCGTTGCAAGGCCGACCACTCCAATTCCGCCATGTTGAGCCAGGACGCATGTTTTGGGGTGTAGATCCACTCGAAGCGTCGGCGCAGCCGACGCGCTTCCTCCAGCGGAAGATGTTGATACAGCGCCGCTGGACTGTGCGTGGAGAGCTGATCGAGCACCAAAACGATCTTCTCGGCATCTGCATAGCGCCGCTCCAGTGCCTGGAGCCGCGCAGCGAAGTCCACATTGCCTCGTCGGCCGGTGACCGTCACGGTGCGTTGACCAGTGTGGGGTTCCAAGGCTACGAAGAAATTGACAGTGCCACACCGCTTGTATTCATGATCCACCCGTGCCGGAGATCCCGGCACAGGTGGGAGTGGGTCACGGACATGATCCAGCAACTGGTAGGACTTTTCGTCGAAGCAGATCACAGGTCGACATGAATCGTAAGGTTGAGCGTAGGTGTCCAGGGCGGTTTCCATGCGCCACACGAAGTCCGCACCTACCTGGGCTACACACCAACTTTGAACCTGCCACGGTTTGAGCGCGTTTTTTTCAGTGTTCGCCGCACCGTTTCGTCACTGATGCTGTCTACCACACCCAGCGTCACCAGACGATCGGCCAGCAGTTGCATCGTCCATGTCTCCCGCCCGTCTGGGGCCGAGCACACTTCGGCGATCAAGATCGCCGTTTGCTCCGCGTTTAGTTTGGGCGGCTGTTTAGGCCGTGCTTTCTCGTAGAGGGCGGCTTCCAGGCCGCCTTGGGTATACTTCCTGCGGATCGACGCGACGGTCGCGGGACTTACGCCCTGCCGCTCGGCGACGCCTCGATCAAGCAGGCCCCCATCGCTCAGAAGCAGGAGACGCGCGCGGGTCATGACCCGCGCACTATGCACACCTTTCCGAGTCATGTCCGTCAAGTGTTGCCGCTTGTCGTCGCTCAGCTGCACAACCCACTGTTTCTGTCGTCCCATTCTTCAATTTATCTGCAGGCATGCCTGTGGTCATGCACTAGGGCATCGACATGCTGGTGGACGTGCTACTCAAGGCCGCTGGCCTGCAGGGCACGCCGCTCCAGATGTTCCGCGTGGGCGCAAAGCTGGCCGTGGTGGCCCCCAACCTGCTGGACGGCGACGTTCACCTGTCCAGCGAGAACCTGGCCCGCATCAACAACGTCATTCTGGACCTGAAGAAAGCCGTAGGGCTGTAACCATGAAACGACTGCTCTTGCTCTGTGCCCTGACCATGACCGCCTGCGCCCCTATCGCCCAGCTGGCCCAGCCCGACGAGTCTGCCCGTCTGACCCAGGACGGTCTCTCGCTGCTGGTGAGCAACCCTGGCCCTGAATCGCTGACGGGTGACCCTTCCAGGAACATCCCAGGCGGTGTGCTGACGGTGGACGGCCTGGGCCTGACGCCGGATGACCAAGCTAAACAATGGTGCATGCTGAACAGCTCCGCCCGCTGGGACTGCTTCGTGCCCGAGGTCAAGGCCGGTGAACGCGTCCTGGTGACCTTCACGTCCGGCGTGATCAACGACGCAATGTTCACCGGGTACCGGGCCAGCAGGGGTGCGGTACCAGTGGTGTTGATGTTGAAATAGCGGAGAGAGCGCCGTTTCTGTACAGGTCTTGGACCACCTGGACAGAGCAATGGTGGGTGCTGGACTGCGCGACGACGATCCGCGCAAAAGTGACCTGGGCGCGCGTCTAAGCCACAAGCGCCTGCGGTTGCTCGGTCTGCTGCCCCGCTGCTCCACGGGGCTCAGCACAGATCAAGGGGGTTGATCTGCCATTTACACGATCCAAAAAGGTCTCGCTATCCATAGGGGGGAACAAAAATGAAACTCGGCCAACAGCTGACGACGTCGCTGTGATCGCGTGTGCTGACAAACCAGTTTGAGCCTTCGACCGCAACCGCAGCGCGGTAGCCTTCCATCAAAGCGAGATTCTGGTACGTTCCTGCGTCTTCTGACGCCGACAGGTGGTGGCTCAAGCCAGCTCCAGTGGCTTTGAGCACGGCCTCATGGCCAGTCCAGAGATCAAAAAAAGTGACGAGTCGATGTTGTTCAGCCGAGAACAATGTTGCCTGACTGGCGATGGAGAAGCGTTGAGCGGCAATCAGGTCCAGCTCTGGAAGCGGACGGACCTGCTCAAGATCAACGCCAATCCGACAGTCCCAGACGTGAGCCAGCAAAGCATGATCCCCTGATCGTGACAGGCTGAAGTGCAGCCGCCCCCCTTTGAGGTGTGGTTTGCCGAAGGGTCCAGTTCCAAAGGTCAAGGCATCAGGCTGTTGGCCTAAAACTCGGCCCAGAATGAGCCTCTTCAAAGCGTGGGTGATCACGTAACGATCTCGGTCGCGCGCGGAACGAAATGTCTGTCCTCTGGCTTTTTCATCCTCCGAGAGCAGCACGTTGAGGGCCGGGAGGCGATAGAGCCCACTTTCCAAATTCAGAAGCCAGACCGTCACTTCTGATTCGGGGACTCTGCTTTGCCGAACAGAAGAATGCATCCTCAGGTCTCGATACGGTCCACAACGGTTTGGCCCGCTGCTCGCAA
Encoded proteins:
- a CDS encoding IS5 family transposase, yielding MSCRTDLTDAQWHALSPYLPANPKRGHPFADHRRVINGILWRIKLGTPWRDIPERYGPWRTCHDRLARWERDDTWLRIVQALQGVTDTQGHINWEGASIDSTHLRAHRSAVGARKQSPQHDPRVVILEEWLGHSRGGRTTKLHLCADGNARPLSIVLSAGQRADGPFLIPVLEAIRVPRPGKGRPRSRPPVIRVDRAYGARVYRRLVHARGIRFVCPEREDARRHRIKKGAHGGCPPAFDANAYKGKNVVKRAVNRLKDFRAIATRYEKRGRNFMAVILVACLVLWL
- a CDS encoding helix-turn-helix domain-containing protein, producing the protein MTRARLLLLSDGGLLDRGVAERQGVSPATVASIRRKYTQGGLEAALYEKARPKQPPKLNAEQTAILIAEVCSAPDGRETWTMQLLADRLVTLGVVDSISDETVRRTLKKTRSNRGRFKVGV
- a CDS encoding 4'-phosphopantetheinyl transferase family protein, encoding MHSSVRQSRVPESEVTVWLLNLESGLYRLPALNVLLSEDEKARGQTFRSARDRDRYVITHALKRLILGRVLGQQPDALTFGTGPFGKPHLKGGRLHFSLSRSGDHALLAHVWDCRIGVDLEQVRPLPELDLIAAQRFSIASQATLFSAEQHRLVTFFDLWTGHEAVLKATGAGLSHHLSASEDAGTYQNLALMEGYRAAVAVEGSNWFVSTRDHSDVVSCWPSFIFVPPYG